In Oryza brachyantha chromosome 1, ObraRS2, whole genome shotgun sequence, the following are encoded in one genomic region:
- the LOC102720648 gene encoding uncharacterized protein At4g28440-like, whose translation MAAAAAAGKRKPVFVKVDQLKPGTAGHTLVAKVLSSKTVVQKGRAGAAPGPVARPTRIAECLIGDETGCILFTARNEQVDLMKPDSTVIIRNAKIDMFKGSMRLAVDKWGRIEVTEPASFNVKEDNNLSLVEYELVNVEE comes from the exons atggcggcggcggcggcggcggggaagagGAAGCCGGTGTTCGTCAAGGTAGACCAGCTGAAGCCCGGGACGGCCGGCCACACGCTCGTCGCCAAGGTGCTCAGCTCCAAGACAGTCGTCCAGAagggccgcgccggcgcggccccGGGCCCGGTGGCGCGTCCCACGAGGATCGCGGAGTGCCTCATCGGCGACGAGACCGGCTGCATCCTGTTCACCGCCCGCAACGAGCAGG TTGACCTGATGAAGCCTGACAGCACTGTTATTATCCGCAATGCGAAAATTGATATGTTCAAAGGATCAATGAGGCTTGCTGTGGACAAATGGGGCCGCATTGAAGTCACTGAACCGGCAAGCTTTAATGTAAAGGAGGACAACAATCTCTCACTTGTGGAGTATGAACTTGTCAATGTTGAAGAGTGA